AAACAAGGGGAAACATTGCATGAACTTGATGCTTCCACACAGGTAAAAGAATCTAGTGCTGATGGAGGAGAAACAAAAGTCTCGGAAGCAGTATCTGAACTCATCAACCTAGTTCCACCAATTGAAAACACCAATATGGAGCTCGGAACAGGACAGCAGACTCTGCCTTATGTGCAGCAGCTGAATGAAccaaatatatcaaatattgaATTCAACCTGATCCCTGTATCTGCTGAACCTGAAGCCTTGTCATGTGAGCAGACTACTAAAACTGTTAATTACTTTGTGGAGAAGCAGGAGTTGCCAAAAACTGATGTGCTAGAAGATACAAAGACAAAGCTTGCTATTGAGACTTCAAGCAATGTTGACACCTCAAACTCAAACGGAAAACCAAGTACTGATGTTGTTAGCATTCCTGTTGTGGGATCAAACCATAGACTTGACACCAGCCAGCCTGAATCCATGCCATCTGAACAggttggtaaatctgttccttcTGAGTCCAAGTTCTCATCTGAAGGACATGATTTGTGGGGGAAGAGAGATCCCCAGAACTGTAGCTCTTTTGGTGACATCAATAAGGTGGATTTCAATCAACCTACTGAATCTTTAGCCAAGTCAATAGAATCTGAGAAACAGATTGGATCAGACACTTGAAATTTTTGGTTTGAAAATATGGAGAAGGTTGTCTTCCATAGTTGGAGATCAGGCTGGAAAATAAATCAGTATGGTAGACATTTAGATATATAGTTTCAATTctcaatgttttatttttttctttcgagTATCTCGCTTTGCTCTTTTTTCGGCAATGGAGGAAAAGGAACTAAAACAGCTAAGGAGTCCTAAGGAAGGCTACACTAGCAGCATCCGCAGATAACTGCATATTCAGCTGAGGGGGAAACTCGTGCAAATAACTTTTGTTTTGCTGtcccttttttaaataaagaagtTTTCTTTTCAACTGTCTATACATCTTAATCATCTTAACTGTGGTGTCTGAACACATGCAGCTGGATTGTTGACggagataaataatatatgagcAGGTTGCTTGTTTCCAATTTAATCTTGTTACTGAGCTCTTGatatatgaagaaaatataaacaatttaaatttggTCAGTGTTTGGTTgaaagtaacattttttattaagaattacTCGTAAGAACGAAAATGTGTGCGCGTGATAGAATATGAACAAATAATACAATAACTTCGGGTTCTgatatttactaaaataaaacagGTGAAAAGTGGGAAACTATGTAATACGATATCCTGCTAGATATATCCCTTATTTCAAGGGCTCATTGTCAGTGATAAGATAGAATAAGATATGACTAAAATAAGAGGATACGAAGAGTACGataatctttaatttaatttcatattgaTGTACGACAGATAGTAAACCAAATAACATTAGGGACATTAGTTTCatcaactcaaaaaaaaaaaaaaaaggacgtTAGTTTCATGCTGTAATTTTTGCATTATCAGGAATCTCATTTCCAAGAATATTACACTTATGAATGCTATTCTCATacatttttattagtatttagtaattttagaaaaaaaatagaaaaaaagtgaaaaaaaggtAGAAGAATTTAGTGAGAATAATTAGTTATCATAAACAATGACTTTCATTCTCATGGGACTATAAGATATCTTATTTCTCTTGTTGGAAATAAAAACCTTAAAATGTGAGTGTAACATTCGTGGAAATAAAACATACtcaagaatatatttttataatcatctAGTAAACATGAGAATATTTATTCTCACCCTAATATTCTCAAGAATAAAAGATGACATAAAGCAAACCCCTAAATActacacaaaattatttttatttatttggttacttttcttgaaattgttataaaaaattataattataattattcatttaagaatttaaataactattcattgttttaatattttaataatatactttAAACTTACATGTcaaaattgttataaatataTGCAGATTATAATATTTGACATACGTAGAAAAAGACATCATGTGTTGTCTAATGAACCAATAAAATAAGagataacatatatttttattagtgcAATAAACAAGTGATTACaagatataattttatcatatattatgGCTGCCAAACAAGTTTGAAAAGAGCAAAGAATGCATAATTACATTAACTATTTCGCGAAGAACTAAGTACATGTCAAATTCCTTAAACTTTGTTCAAATTTTTgtcaatcatttttttcataaacgaACTCAAAGTTAGGTATTTGTTTACAAGTAGCAACACATGTGAAACACTGGTTGGATCATTGGGCAATACATTCATATGAGGATTCTGAGGAAAAATAAActaccaattttttaaaaatagtcccTACAATAATATTACTTAAGTAACTcttgaaatattaaatatccATCAATTTAGTTAAAATAATCAAAGACTAGTAGTAATTGATATATAAGAACTAAGATTGGATATTTTTGTTGTAGTTTAACGACTGAAGTAATACTTCTATCAAATTGAAGGGTTCACTCCCGGATTTTTACTGTCAAGACTTACACGGATGACTTGTAATagtttatacattatttaaaagcTCGATTACAGTCTCTCTGCATCTCGTCACAATATTGCATGCATAACGCATTATACACTAGACAACACTATGACACCCCCTCAAGGTCGAGGGCACTGCAAATTATACATAACAATCAAATGTGATAACGTTCACCAAATAGTATTcagcaaacaaataaaattcgcATAAAATGTAAATGCTATTAGTAATCATAAGAAACTAGAAAAGATGAGGCAAGTTTGTTCTCCACGAGACAATAAAAGAGAAGCAACCAAAACGAGCATAGCATAGCATAGGATTACAGAAGAAATCGGAAAAATTGGGGCCCAACTTCTTAGCTATATCCTATTTGCTGCGGTTGCTGGGGTGGTTGGTAATTTGCATAGCCAGGATAACTGCCATACATATTGGGATCCTGTCCAGCAGGGGCATAACCGTAATTTTCATAGCCCCCCTGCGCATATCCATAgtatccaccaccaccactaccaTTCCACTGGTTTGCATCTGGTTGAGCCTGAAAATCATCCGACAAATCCAAATTGGTTTATTAAAATCAGTTAACACATTGCCAGATCAGAATTACGACAATTCAGCAAATTTAGTAACCTGTTTGTTTGAAGGACTTCGGCCCCATGAAAGCCGAACATTTTGTCCGCCTAAAAGTGTGCCATTCAAAACCCGCAGTGCCTCTTCTGCACAGCTCCTGTCGCATGAACATGACATGTCGTGATACAATCAGAGGACATACATATAGACAGTAATTTAACACAAGATAAACACCAAATATCTGAATGAATAAATTACCTGTCCGCAAATTGGACAAATCCACATCTCTTGCCAGCTGGAATCTTCACATGAACTAACTCCCCATACTGCCCAAAAACTTGTCTCAGATGATCATCCGTGACGTTAGGATCCAAATTCCCAACAAAAATCTGCATTAAGAAATTCAGGTCATGAACAAGCACAAAGAAGAGTAGTTTCTATATTGCAAAGAAGTACGCACAGTGGTATTATTTGGATCATGCTCGTTCTGTGCCCCTTGAGGATTCTGATATGATGCTGCATGTTCAAAGGAGAAGTAAAAAGATGGATGACATTAAACAAGGAATTTCTGGAAGCAGTCCTTGAAAAAACATGCCAAACAAAGAAAACGAGCAAAGTACATCAAGCTTCAAAGATACATGGCACAACTTTTCAGCATAATGTTACTACATTCAGTAGGAAACTTTAAATATCCCAAATTCAACTCCAGATTATTCATTCTAGAAGCATGCAAACAGATAGAGAAATTCCACAAGCAACAAATATAGGTGCCTTACACATGCACTACAAGCTTTCACCACCCTTCACTATTAGAAATGAAATCATAAGCACAAAACTAACCTCTCTTTTAGTAAAGAAGTACATGTATAGAGAAACAGCACAAGCAATAACATGGTCAGTGCCATGCacaataaatattcaaatatgaGAACACTATTTACTAATATAAAtgaaatcattaaaattaaaccaTGGATTCAGTTAATTTCACGAGAAAATTCAACAGAAATAGTTGTAGCACAATGCAAGGGCAGGATTTTTGGCATTTCACAATGCAGATGATATATATACAATGCAACAAACAAAATGGATGTGGAAAATGAGTGAGTCTTGATCTCTTTGAGAAAGTcactatctatctatatatgcaTATCTTgtttcttatttcttataaaaattatagtttttaagAAAGATAACATATCAGGGTTGGCCATAGAGACTGAAATGAGTGAACCAGGAAGCTGTCAAATGCTAGTTACTGCAGACTATAGAAAAACTTTACGTCATTTTAACATCTTGACACTTCGATAGATTGGTATGCCCAAAGGATTAAGCAATATAAAGGAAATTACAACTTTAATTGCAAAGTATTGTGCTGAGAAATTTAGGAAAAATGGTGACAGAATTTTGCCTTGtgacaataaaaaatgacatgatAACAAAACCATCTGGCAGAGTGCAGTTTCTACAAAATCAAAGCACTTACCACTGGCATCCCAAATTTAATTCATCATGGACTAGAGATTGGATActtgaattaatagcaacagatagatgaacaaaagaaagtagAAAGTAAACAAGATTTGTTTTAGAACAAgggaaagctaaaaaagaaacTCAAAAATGTAGTTCTTCCAGTAATCTCAAAGGAGTAAAACTAAAGGAGCAAGGAGCAAGAATGGAGGACTGAAATGAAAGTAATTTGAATAGTTGCGCCATGTAATTTGGCTAAAAAGCCAAGcaacaaaaatataagtaattagAGGCGGAAAAGAAAATGCCACAAGAAATAATGGGCAATACATAAACAGATAACTGACCTACACAAGGCCATGCACTAAAATGGTAACCATTTCAGCTGAAATCAGTTCCAGGCTCCGAGATGACAGAGCCTCTTGACACCCTGCTTTGAGACAATGGGagttttataagattttattatttaatatcattTACTTGGCCCAAATTTTTAAAGGAAATTACAGGAAGAAATGAGTTTCGACTGTACATCTTCAAGAGTGTAACTGAAAAgaattgtaaattaaacaataacTTCCGGGATACGCACGCAAAAGATAACTAGAGAACTGAAGAACTATATCCAACCAGTATCAATGTATCATTAACACAACAGACAGAAAGTAGGCATCTAAAGgaaaacagataaaaaaaaatatctttaagcCGCATATCAAGCAGATATTTGCATGGAAATGGCAAGCACGTAACAAATATTAAGGAAACAAACCTTTTGGCTGAGACTGAGTGCTAGGGTTTTTATTAGAGGCTGGTCCAATTCGCATGGGCCTTGTTGAACAAAGAACCCCTTGCATTTCACTCATAGCCCTAACCTGTTCACTCTCATCTCCAAACCTAACAAAACCATAGCCCTTTGTCCGTCCAGTTAACCTATCAATTACAACTTTGGCCCCCTTAGCTGAAGGATATCGTGCCCGAAATGTCTCTTGCAGAAGATAATCCGTAACATCTGCAGCCAGGTCTCCAACAAATATGGTGTGATCCGGGCTGTCATCATGACGCCTCTCACCTGCACTAAAAGTTGCCCAGTTCAATCTGAAGTTCTGCCCGCCATTCGGCATAATGGTGCCATTGTATGTTTGAAGGACTCTCTCGGCACCAGCTCGACTAGTAAACTCAATAAACCCATATCCCTCCGATTGACTAGTTTGTTTGTTCCTAATGACTTTAACTGAAGCCAGCTGCAGGAAATCAACATTCATCAGTAACTAATATTCAGAATGACCTTGAATCACCAGCACACTTTTAAATATTAGCAATATTTTgacaatttatcatataaataacaatccacCTAAATCAATCAAATTCTCCCAGATTATGCAATTAGCAAAATCTCATAATCATAAAACAAGAGTTTGACAACAGAGAACACAAATctgcataaaaaaaatctcaaatttacatcttcaaaagaaaaagaaaacagtaTGAATCTCCTTTCTCGTCCACATAAGTTTCTTGATTGGACAAATACCCTCGCAAAAATTGAAGAGTAATTCGATTTCGATCTATTTTAATAATTCTAAAATCATGCGATAGTAGTCTATGAAAGATTAAATGGAAAGAATGAATCTTTAAAAAGAGAATACCTCGCCGGTGTGTGCGAAACAGGTATAGAGATAATTTTCGTCCATCCAGTACTGCAAATCGCCGATCCAGAGGGTACGGACCTCATCGGCGCTGGTGGGTTGCGGAGGAGCTACCGATTGGGACGGAGGCTGGGCCGATGGGGCCCACATCTGAGGGGGCTGAGGCTGCGGCGGCATCATCATGTaggcttgttgttgttgttgttgctgttgctgtGCGTATTGCTGGTTCGCTTGTTGGGCCATGCCGCCGGGTCCAGCCtgcatcatcttcttcaatctcaAATTCACCAATCCACGCACACACacagagaaaagagagagagagagagagagagaacaaagCAAAGGCAATGAGGTATGTGAGACTGTGCTTTAAAGAAAGAGTGGTTGAGACTCAAACCCTAACCTCGAACCGTGTCCTTCTTTCTGTCTCTTGCCACGGATACCTATTTACTTTTTCTTATGGAAcaatatcttttcttttctacacctaaatattgaaaattaa
This region of Glycine soja cultivar W05 chromosome 17, ASM419377v2, whole genome shotgun sequence genomic DNA includes:
- the LOC114392097 gene encoding uncharacterized protein LOC114392097 gives rise to the protein MNQQNQGSGPPLNVPMKRKRGRPRKEESVVQGANVPVMPGSNNVLNSNQTAGTTTVCDDEMVGKVVTGVIDGTFNAGYLLSVKVADTDAFLRGLVFVEDQVSPVNVENDVAPHVKMIERKEIPIPVVNPQAEIHGSVPSSVQCNKQSFEPELQQVPMSEEQVLPTEIHSGISGLLENQSSSTLIPNSISSEGIPQGIQEPGHVNQSTSILSELDHDKTVKQGETLHELDASTQVKESSADGGETKVSEAVSELINLVPPIENTNMELGTGQQTLPYVQQLNEPNISNIEFNLIPVSAEPEALSCEQTTKTVNYFVEKQELPKTDVLEDTKTKLAIETSSNVDTSNSNGKPSTDVVSIPVVGSNHRLDTSQPESMPSEQVGKSVPSESKFSSEGHDLWGKRDPQNCSSFGDINKVDFNQPTESLAKSIESEKQIGSDT
- the LOC114392866 gene encoding polyadenylate-binding protein RBP45-like; amino-acid sequence: MMQAGPGGMAQQANQQYAQQQQQQQQQAYMMMPPQPQPPQMWAPSAQPPSQSVAPPQPTSADEVRTLWIGDLQYWMDENYLYTCFAHTGELASVKVIRNKQTSQSEGYGFIEFTSRAGAERVLQTYNGTIMPNGGQNFRLNWATFSAGERRHDDSPDHTIFVGDLAADVTDYLLQETFRARYPSAKGAKVVIDRLTGRTKGYGFVRFGDESEQVRAMSEMQGVLCSTRPMRIGPASNKNPSTQSQPKASYQNPQGAQNEHDPNNTTIFVGNLDPNVTDDHLRQVFGQYGELVHVKIPAGKRCGFVQFADRSCAEEALRVLNGTLLGGQNVRLSWGRSPSNKQAQPDANQWNGSGGGGYYGYAQGGYENYGYAPAGQDPNMYGSYPGYANYQPPQQPQQIGYS